From Synechococcus sp. A10-1-5-1, a single genomic window includes:
- a CDS encoding BCD family MFS transporter: MFQGCLGCLAVIFVGMLNRVMLTELGFPGLLVGGALALEQVVAPARILFGQISDSRPWAGRHRTPYIWLGSALFCSLAVLLIPLIFRLHAAFGSGEAGAIAAGIAAICAVVACYGLAVSLATTPYLALVIDLTSEEERPRAVGLIWCLLTVGIVVGAIATSICLKGLDGVSDPALLEPVLFQFLARVAVVVFALTVFATWGVEPHASQRAISRSEDREDAITLGDAWRLITCSRQVLVFFCFLLAFTLAVFLQDPILESYGAEVFGLPIAATASLSAVWGVGTLLGLLLAGLWLVPKLGKFVAARLGCQLILLSLLLLAGVGVLADPNALRIVLFLFGLATGIGTNATLVLMLDLTLPAVAGTFVGVWGLAQAYSRALGKVMGGGLLDAARWFLPDAPAHAAYGLVLLLEAAIAVLALVLLSRVSVTQFRADTASNLDRVLAAELG; this comes from the coding sequence TTGTTCCAGGGCTGCCTGGGCTGCCTGGCGGTGATCTTTGTCGGGATGCTCAACCGCGTGATGCTCACGGAGTTGGGTTTCCCGGGTCTGCTTGTCGGTGGGGCGCTGGCTTTGGAGCAGGTTGTGGCGCCGGCCAGGATCCTGTTTGGTCAGATCTCCGATAGCCGGCCCTGGGCGGGGCGACACCGAACCCCATACATCTGGCTGGGCTCGGCCTTGTTTTGCAGCTTGGCTGTCCTGCTGATCCCGTTGATCTTTCGCCTGCATGCGGCCTTCGGCTCGGGCGAAGCCGGTGCGATTGCGGCGGGGATTGCTGCGATCTGTGCCGTGGTGGCCTGCTATGGCCTGGCGGTGTCCCTAGCGACGACCCCCTACCTGGCGCTGGTCATTGATCTGACGAGTGAAGAGGAGCGTCCCCGAGCAGTCGGCTTGATTTGGTGCCTGCTCACGGTGGGGATTGTGGTGGGTGCGATTGCCACCAGCATCTGCTTGAAGGGGCTCGATGGGGTGAGCGATCCAGCGTTGCTTGAACCAGTCCTGTTCCAATTTTTGGCTCGCGTGGCCGTGGTCGTCTTCGCGCTGACGGTCTTTGCCACCTGGGGGGTTGAGCCCCACGCCAGCCAGAGAGCGATTAGCCGCTCAGAAGACCGCGAAGATGCGATCACGCTTGGGGATGCCTGGCGCTTGATCACCTGCAGCCGTCAGGTGCTGGTCTTTTTCTGTTTCCTGCTGGCGTTCACCTTGGCGGTGTTCCTGCAGGACCCGATCCTCGAGAGCTATGGCGCCGAGGTGTTCGGTCTGCCGATTGCGGCGACGGCCTCGCTGAGTGCCGTTTGGGGGGTGGGAACACTGCTGGGCTTACTTCTCGCAGGGCTTTGGCTGGTTCCCAAGCTTGGGAAGTTCGTGGCAGCTCGCCTGGGCTGTCAGCTGATTCTGTTGTCGCTGCTGCTCTTGGCCGGTGTCGGGGTGTTGGCTGACCCCAATGCATTGCGGATCGTGCTGTTTCTGTTTGGACTGGCGACAGGGATTGGAACCAATGCCACCTTGGTTTTGATGCTGGATCTCACCCTTCCTGCTGTTGCTGGCACCTTCGTCGGTGTGTGGGGGCTCGCCCAGGCCTACTCACGGGCGTTGGGCAAGGTCATGGGTGGTGGGTTGCTCGATGCCGCGCGCTGGTTTCTGCCCGACGCGCCAGCGCACGCGGCCTATGGGCTAGTGCTGCTGCTTGAGGCAGCTATCGCTGTCTTGGCTTTGGTGCTCTTGAGCCGGGTCAGCGTGACGCAGTTCCGGGCGGATACCGCCAGCAATCTCGATCGTGTTCTCGCCGCGGAGTTGGGGTGA
- a CDS encoding TolC family protein, which translates to MGRLVNAVVAATGVALSGLPAVVLAAEPEPATKLELIDPPAVPLPSAFSTKGQRPKSDPTVLPPAATKLDPSLQRLAAPATLALPDKTDQVKIVELRPLSLLDVENLAEVNNPNLKAVASRADQAQSNLRATIAAWYPSFDFTTGNQFPSWTYGRQYNYLSNAIGSATEGGNTQTNRWAATANLGFNWDLINPQRVPQVSAARDAFEQAKNTYLIALRDLRLQASQAYFELQLSDDNVRIGQTSVQASVVSLRDARARFQAGVATKLEVLEAETQLARDQNILTEALAEQANARRDLARLLDLPQNITPTAKQPLRPLGVWMPSLQESIIGAYAFREELDNALLDISVSNSNANASLGAVQPFLSIINNFVTGRTFGFAGLNPDRGLDAGQTWATDNTVGLNLRWSIFDGGRARAQYRQSKQQAQENAFRFADTRDQVRFQVEQSFNNLRANTRTIQTTSREVLSARESLRLARLRFQAGVTTQREVVDNQRDLTQAQLRYARALASYNSGLSELRRRTGLDQITICQPPKLSAIKPLEDDTYSVPVPPEPLPPACQAAYPSAKGS; encoded by the coding sequence GTGGGTCGCCTTGTAAACGCAGTTGTTGCGGCCACAGGTGTTGCGCTCTCTGGACTTCCCGCCGTCGTTCTGGCTGCTGAACCGGAGCCAGCGACCAAGCTTGAGCTGATCGATCCTCCGGCCGTCCCGCTGCCTTCGGCGTTCAGCACGAAAGGGCAGCGCCCGAAGTCCGATCCGACCGTGCTGCCGCCTGCCGCCACGAAGCTTGATCCGTCCCTGCAGAGGTTGGCGGCTCCGGCGACCTTGGCTCTGCCAGACAAGACCGATCAGGTCAAGATCGTTGAACTCCGTCCGCTGTCCTTGCTGGATGTCGAGAACCTCGCCGAAGTCAATAACCCCAACCTCAAAGCCGTTGCCAGTCGGGCGGATCAAGCCCAGAGCAACCTGAGGGCGACAATTGCAGCCTGGTACCCCAGCTTTGACTTCACGACTGGTAACCAGTTCCCGTCTTGGACCTATGGCCGTCAATACAACTATTTGTCGAACGCCATCGGTTCAGCCACCGAAGGCGGCAACACCCAGACCAACCGCTGGGCGGCGACCGCCAACCTTGGCTTCAACTGGGATCTGATCAATCCCCAGCGAGTCCCCCAGGTCAGTGCGGCCCGGGATGCGTTTGAACAGGCCAAGAACACGTATTTGATTGCCCTGCGAGATTTGCGTCTTCAGGCGTCGCAGGCTTATTTCGAGCTCCAGCTCAGCGATGACAATGTCCGGATTGGTCAGACCTCCGTTCAAGCCTCGGTGGTCAGCCTGCGGGACGCCAGGGCCCGTTTTCAGGCCGGTGTAGCCACCAAGTTGGAAGTGCTGGAGGCTGAAACCCAGCTTGCACGTGATCAGAACATCCTGACGGAGGCATTGGCAGAACAGGCGAATGCACGACGGGATTTGGCTCGTCTGTTGGATCTTCCGCAAAACATCACCCCGACAGCCAAGCAGCCCCTCCGACCATTGGGGGTGTGGATGCCTTCGCTGCAGGAGAGCATCATCGGCGCTTACGCCTTCCGAGAAGAGCTGGATAACGCGCTGCTCGACATCTCAGTTTCGAACAGCAACGCCAATGCGTCCTTGGGTGCGGTTCAGCCGTTCTTGAGCATCATCAACAACTTTGTGACGGGCCGGACCTTTGGCTTCGCCGGTCTGAATCCTGATCGTGGTCTGGATGCTGGTCAAACCTGGGCCACTGACAACACGGTGGGTTTGAATCTGCGCTGGTCGATCTTTGATGGCGGCCGGGCCCGGGCTCAATATCGCCAGTCCAAGCAACAGGCCCAGGAAAACGCCTTCCGTTTCGCCGACACCCGTGATCAGGTGCGCTTTCAGGTGGAGCAGAGCTTCAATAATCTGCGGGCCAATACACGCACGATCCAGACGACCTCGCGCGAGGTGCTCTCCGCCCGTGAATCACTTCGCTTGGCGCGCCTTCGCTTTCAGGCCGGTGTGACTACTCAGCGGGAGGTGGTGGACAACCAGCGGGACTTGACCCAGGCGCAGCTTCGCTACGCCAGAGCCCTGGCTAGCTACAACAGCGGTCTATCGGAGTTGCGGCGCCGGACGGGTCTCGATCAGATCACGATCTGCCAGCCGCCGAAACTGAGCGCTATCAAACCGCTGGAGGACGACACCTACAGCGTCCCTGTGCCGCCTGAGCCTTTGCCTCCGGCTTGCCAAGCCGCGTATCCGTCAGCGAAGGGCTCCTAG
- a CDS encoding vitamin K epoxide reductase family protein: MSSSRLSERLGSQRRRGDGGRRWVRVVMAVLATIGVIDTGSITLSKWGWIEVLSCSSTGLFGCNGCEKVLSSAWGSLFGQPLALFGLLGYGAVLFMAVVPLVLQGDLRVSFGQKSWWGLFLLSTAMAVFSGVLLGVMAFGIRDCCPFCILSAGLSTALFVLSLIGGDWEDRGQLIFSGVITALLVGVIGLGWAASVGRPVVDSAPGVSPPVRSESGVGQIALAEHLTATGAKLYTAYWCPHCHDQKELFGRQASEKLTVIECAPDGRDNQRELCEAKKIEGYPTWEINGQLDSGVKPLAKLAESSGYSGPDLK, encoded by the coding sequence GTGAGCTCATCACGCCTGAGTGAGCGTCTTGGAAGCCAGCGCCGACGCGGCGATGGCGGCCGGCGGTGGGTTCGGGTGGTGATGGCCGTTTTGGCCACCATCGGCGTGATTGACACCGGCTCGATCACCCTGAGCAAGTGGGGCTGGATCGAGGTTCTGAGCTGCAGTTCGACGGGGCTGTTTGGCTGCAATGGCTGCGAGAAAGTGCTCTCCAGTGCTTGGGGGTCTCTCTTTGGCCAGCCCCTGGCTCTGTTCGGCCTGTTGGGCTACGGCGCGGTCCTGTTCATGGCCGTCGTCCCGCTCGTGCTGCAGGGCGATCTGAGGGTCAGCTTCGGTCAGAAGAGCTGGTGGGGGCTGTTCCTCTTGAGCACGGCGATGGCCGTGTTTAGCGGTGTTCTGCTGGGGGTGATGGCCTTTGGCATCCGCGATTGCTGCCCTTTCTGCATCCTCTCGGCGGGTCTGAGCACAGCGTTATTTGTCCTCAGCCTGATTGGCGGTGATTGGGAGGATCGGGGTCAGCTGATCTTCAGCGGTGTGATTACGGCACTGTTGGTTGGGGTCATTGGCTTGGGCTGGGCCGCATCAGTCGGCCGCCCTGTCGTTGACAGCGCACCGGGAGTGTCGCCTCCGGTTCGCAGCGAAAGCGGAGTGGGCCAGATCGCCCTGGCTGAACATCTCACGGCCACTGGCGCCAAGCTCTATACCGCTTACTGGTGCCCCCATTGCCACGACCAGAAGGAGCTGTTTGGTCGGCAGGCCAGCGAAAAACTGACCGTGATCGAGTGCGCTCCCGATGGCCGCGATAACCAGCGGGAGCTTTGTGAGGCGAAGAAGATCGAGGGGTATCCCACCTGGGAGATCAATGGCCAGCTCGATTCCGGCGTCAAACCGTTGGCGAAATTGGCCGAGTCCAGTGGCTACAGCGGTCCGGATCTGAAGTAG
- the psbU gene encoding photosystem II complex extrinsic protein PsbU: protein MKRLVSWLMSGVLMAGLLLSLIIAPAAQADSLRNVADDKITERGDKIDLNNCSVRRFQAFPGMYPTLAGKIVLGGPYNSVDDLLNLDLTDRQKELVEKYKGNFTVTPPSIALNEGFDRINDGQYR from the coding sequence ATGAAACGGCTGGTTTCGTGGCTCATGAGTGGAGTGCTGATGGCCGGCCTGCTCCTCAGCCTGATCATCGCTCCCGCAGCTCAGGCCGACTCACTGCGCAACGTCGCGGACGACAAGATCACTGAGCGCGGCGACAAGATTGACCTGAACAACTGCTCGGTCCGCCGCTTCCAGGCCTTCCCTGGGATGTACCCCACCCTGGCCGGAAAGATTGTGTTGGGTGGCCCTTACAACAGCGTTGACGACCTCCTCAACCTCGACCTGACCGATCGTCAGAAGGAATTGGTTGAGAAGTACAAGGGCAACTTCACCGTGACCCCGCCGTCCATCGCCCTCAATGAAGGCTTCGATCGCATTAACGACGGCCAATACCGTTGA
- a CDS encoding TIGR03279 family radical SAM protein, producing the protein MWNEPSVGVVLAETEGEIRLPAPAVVDRVEADSIGDELGIQPGDRLLSINGVRPRDLIDLQFLVGEEELCLEVQDPDGTVHQVELEKDADEGLGLAFTEALFDGLKQCNNHCPFCFIDQQPPGHRRSLYVKDDDYRLSFLYGSYLTLTNLSAADWERIEQQRLSPLFVSVHATHPELRSRLLVNPRAALLLDQLAWFQKRQLQIHAQVVVCPGLNDGEALEQTLKDLSGFAGGDWPAVLSAAVVPVGLTRYRPDGDGLVPVDRACAQRVIAQVEGLQEGFREQFGSRFAWLSDEWYLMAGYALPDRADYEDLPQEGNGVGSIRSFLEAMDEATMDLPRSLDAPRRVSWVVGLLVAEALRPAVDRLNQVEGLEVLLHGLPSPYWGQDQVVTGLLTGSDLLEGLAGAELGDEVLLPAVMLRQGEPVFLDDQPFDAVATQLKTPVRLVHGADDIVDACLGESEADH; encoded by the coding sequence GTGTGGAATGAGCCTTCGGTCGGGGTCGTCCTCGCCGAGACAGAAGGAGAGATCAGGCTGCCTGCACCGGCGGTGGTCGATCGGGTGGAAGCCGATTCGATTGGTGACGAGCTGGGAATCCAGCCGGGTGATCGCCTGCTGAGCATCAACGGGGTGCGCCCGAGGGATCTGATCGACCTTCAGTTTTTGGTCGGGGAGGAGGAGCTCTGCCTTGAGGTGCAGGACCCCGATGGCACGGTCCATCAGGTTGAGCTGGAGAAGGATGCCGATGAGGGCCTCGGGCTGGCCTTCACCGAGGCGCTATTCGATGGCCTGAAGCAGTGCAATAACCACTGTCCCTTCTGCTTTATCGATCAGCAGCCACCGGGGCATCGCCGCAGTCTTTACGTCAAAGACGACGACTACCGCCTGAGCTTTTTGTATGGCTCTTATCTCACCCTGACCAATCTCTCTGCAGCGGACTGGGAGCGGATTGAGCAGCAGCGCCTCTCTCCGCTGTTTGTCTCGGTCCATGCCACCCATCCAGAGCTGCGTTCCCGGTTGTTGGTGAACCCCCGGGCGGCGTTGCTGCTGGACCAGTTGGCTTGGTTCCAGAAGCGCCAGCTGCAGATCCATGCCCAGGTCGTGGTTTGCCCTGGGCTGAATGACGGCGAGGCCCTTGAGCAGACCCTGAAGGACCTCTCTGGCTTTGCGGGTGGGGACTGGCCAGCGGTGCTGTCTGCTGCGGTCGTCCCGGTGGGCTTGACCCGCTACCGGCCCGATGGGGATGGCTTGGTCCCGGTGGATCGGGCCTGCGCCCAGCGCGTGATCGCTCAGGTGGAAGGCCTACAAGAGGGCTTCCGCGAGCAGTTCGGCAGCCGTTTCGCTTGGTTATCGGATGAGTGGTACCTGATGGCGGGCTATGCCCTGCCGGATCGGGCCGACTACGAGGATCTGCCCCAAGAGGGGAATGGGGTGGGGAGCATCCGTTCGTTTCTGGAGGCGATGGATGAGGCGACGATGGATCTCCCTCGTTCGCTGGACGCCCCTCGTCGGGTGAGTTGGGTGGTGGGGCTGTTGGTGGCAGAAGCCCTGCGGCCGGCGGTGGATCGCTTGAATCAAGTCGAAGGCCTTGAGGTTCTGCTGCATGGGCTGCCGAGCCCTTACTGGGGGCAAGACCAGGTGGTGACCGGTTTGCTGACGGGATCGGATCTCCTCGAGGGCCTGGCGGGCGCTGAGCTGGGAGATGAAGTGCTGCTACCTGCTGTGATGCTGCGGCAGGGAGAACCCGTTTTTTTAGATGATCAACCCTTCGATGCCGTTGCGACGCAGTTGAAGACGCCAGTGCGCCTCGTTCATGGGGCGGATGACATCGTGGATGCCTGCCTCGGCGAATCAGAAGCTGATCATTAA
- the nadB gene encoding L-aspartate oxidase: MPSIPSNWDVIVVGGGAAGLMAALELPEGLSVLLLSKDRAPRSASRWAQGGIAAVTRPEDSFESHLEDTLRAGADLCDRPAVELLVREAPACVERLLELGMDFDRQDGGLSTTLEAAHSHRRVLHAQDRTGGALVDALERKVLQRPGLQRIQGGLALQLWISEGQCRGLQVLVEGTVQWLQSRAVVLATGGGGHLFANTTNPKQASGDGIAMAWRAGAAVRDLEFIQFHPTALMLPEAPHFLISEAVRGEGARLIDDQGESPVSQLSGADLAPRDAVSRALVQRMRERQTPHLWLDLRPVGTSKLERQFPTILGRCRELGLEPTQAPIPVAPAAHYCMGGIRVDARSATTIPGLYAVGEVASSGVHGANRLASNSLMECLVYARQLREIELSPAAPATLEPLVKASRTDHPANSLEAIERQTEQLRSLCWQVAGVERNGHALLEGYRACQQLEGQLSAQPLLQALQALGKEQELQLPQGQVRWISKAHDLQQRATVAALLMESALFRTESRGGHFRVDAPARQPFWRRHSLQRQGLSISTEALAE; this comes from the coding sequence ATGCCGTCCATCCCCTCCAATTGGGACGTAATCGTGGTGGGCGGGGGCGCCGCAGGCTTAATGGCCGCCCTCGAATTACCCGAGGGACTCAGCGTGCTGCTGCTGAGCAAAGACCGCGCTCCACGTTCGGCCAGCCGCTGGGCCCAGGGTGGAATCGCAGCGGTGACCAGACCCGAGGACAGCTTCGAAAGCCATCTGGAGGACACCCTCAGGGCCGGGGCTGATCTCTGCGACCGCCCTGCGGTGGAACTGCTCGTGCGCGAGGCCCCGGCCTGCGTCGAGCGGCTGCTGGAGCTGGGGATGGACTTCGACCGCCAGGACGGAGGCCTGAGCACCACCCTGGAGGCCGCCCACAGCCACCGCCGAGTCCTGCACGCGCAAGACCGCACGGGCGGAGCACTGGTCGACGCCCTGGAGCGCAAGGTGCTGCAGCGTCCTGGGTTGCAACGCATCCAGGGAGGACTGGCCCTTCAGCTCTGGATCAGCGAGGGCCAGTGCCGCGGCCTTCAGGTCCTGGTGGAGGGGACGGTCCAATGGCTCCAATCCCGCGCGGTGGTGCTGGCCACCGGCGGCGGCGGTCATCTCTTTGCCAACACCACCAACCCCAAACAGGCCAGTGGCGATGGCATCGCCATGGCCTGGCGAGCCGGCGCTGCGGTTCGGGATCTGGAGTTCATCCAGTTCCACCCCACAGCCTTGATGCTGCCGGAAGCCCCCCACTTCCTGATTTCTGAGGCGGTGCGCGGTGAAGGTGCCCGGTTGATTGACGACCAAGGGGAGAGCCCCGTCAGCCAGCTCAGCGGTGCCGATCTCGCTCCGCGCGATGCCGTCAGTCGAGCCTTGGTCCAGCGCATGCGTGAGCGGCAGACCCCTCACCTCTGGCTCGACCTCAGGCCCGTCGGGACCAGCAAGCTGGAGCGGCAATTCCCGACGATCCTGGGGCGCTGCCGTGAACTGGGTCTCGAGCCCACCCAAGCCCCAATCCCGGTGGCACCCGCAGCCCACTACTGCATGGGAGGCATCCGCGTCGATGCCCGCTCAGCCACAACCATCCCTGGGCTCTACGCCGTGGGGGAAGTGGCCAGCAGCGGGGTCCATGGCGCCAACCGTCTGGCCAGCAACTCACTCATGGAATGCCTCGTCTACGCCCGCCAACTGCGCGAGATCGAGCTCTCCCCAGCCGCGCCAGCCACCCTCGAGCCTCTGGTCAAGGCCTCCAGAACAGACCACCCGGCCAACAGCCTCGAAGCCATCGAGCGGCAAACCGAGCAACTGCGCAGCCTTTGTTGGCAGGTGGCCGGCGTGGAGCGCAATGGTCACGCACTGCTGGAGGGCTACCGCGCCTGCCAGCAGCTCGAAGGCCAACTCAGCGCTCAGCCACTGCTCCAGGCCCTCCAGGCTCTGGGGAAAGAACAGGAACTGCAACTGCCTCAGGGGCAGGTCCGTTGGATCAGCAAAGCCCACGACCTGCAGCAGCGGGCCACCGTGGCCGCCCTCCTCATGGAGTCAGCGCTATTTAGAACCGAGAGTCGTGGAGGACACTTCCGCGTCGATGCCCCCGCACGCCAGCCCTTCTGGCGGAGACACAGCCTTCAGCGCCAGGGCCTCAGCATCAGCACAGAGGCCTTAGCGGAATAA
- a CDS encoding DUF3120 domain-containing protein has product MLTPAPQSRVSGAKGWGLWLSGCLLVALPVFLQAPWVRLAPFSAALFTAPLLFLGIALSGHPQQRWSTTGTLLVGFSGSWLGGCLFWGWCRLHPLWHLPIEAFALPLALGGLRTRWRLAASFYLASLVGTAVTDGVMAITGVMRHWTEVLNAPIDQATALLHQAALGVLEPMPLGVTLLAGAVLLNLCRRYWHHPDGAWRVAASAMATTLAVDGLFLAASLWSPHWSGLI; this is encoded by the coding sequence ATGCTGACCCCAGCACCGCAGAGCCGCGTCTCCGGCGCCAAGGGCTGGGGCCTCTGGCTTTCGGGTTGCCTCTTGGTGGCACTACCGGTTTTCCTGCAAGCGCCCTGGGTGCGCCTGGCGCCCTTCAGCGCTGCCCTCTTCACCGCCCCCCTGCTCTTCCTGGGGATCGCCCTCTCCGGACACCCCCAGCAGCGTTGGAGCACCACCGGCACCTTGCTGGTGGGCTTCAGCGGCAGCTGGCTGGGTGGCTGCCTGTTTTGGGGCTGGTGCCGCCTCCACCCCCTCTGGCACCTGCCGATTGAGGCCTTTGCCCTACCCCTGGCCCTCGGGGGCCTTCGCACCCGCTGGCGATTAGCGGCCAGCTTCTATCTCGCCTCTTTGGTTGGAACCGCCGTCACCGACGGGGTGATGGCGATCACCGGTGTGATGCGCCACTGGACCGAGGTCCTCAACGCACCGATCGATCAAGCCACCGCTCTGCTCCATCAGGCCGCCCTCGGCGTTCTGGAGCCCATGCCCCTCGGGGTCACCCTGCTGGCGGGCGCTGTGCTTCTGAACCTTTGCCGCCGCTACTGGCACCACCCAGATGGGGCCTGGAGAGTCGCCGCGTCAGCTATGGCCACAACCCTTGCGGTGGATGGACTTTTTCTGGCCGCCTCCCTCTGGTCGCCCCACTGGAGTGGGCTCATCTGA
- the rimO gene encoding 30S ribosomal protein S12 methylthiotransferase RimO: MTDSARKSTGKTVAFAHLGCEKNRVDTEHMLGLLAEAGYGVSADEADANVVVVNTCSFIQDAREESVRTLVELAEQGKELIIAGCLAQHFQEELLESLPEAKAIVGTGDYQHIVSVLERVEAGERVNQVSENPTFVGDENLPRYRTTSEAVAYLKVAEGCDYRCAFCIIPHLRGDQRSRTIESIVAEARQLAAQGVQELVLISQITTNYGLDLAGKPQLAELLRALGEVEIPWIRVHYAYPTGLTPEVLAAYRDVANVLPYLDLPLQHSHPDVLRAMNRPWQADVTNGVLARIREQLPDAVLRTTFIVGYPGETEEQFQHLLDFVSEQRFDHVGVFTFSPEEGTPAAELPNQVPAEIAAERKDRLMALQQPIAAERNGAWVGRIVDVLIEQENPSSGEMIGRCARFAPEVDGEVRVMPGEGGLCAAPGTMVPVRITAADTYDLIGEVVGAKAMVKDALSVKRAQS; encoded by the coding sequence ATGACCGATAGCGCCCGCAAGAGCACTGGCAAAACCGTTGCGTTCGCACATCTGGGCTGCGAGAAAAACCGCGTCGATACCGAGCACATGCTCGGACTGCTAGCGGAGGCGGGCTACGGGGTCAGCGCCGATGAAGCCGACGCCAACGTCGTCGTGGTCAATACCTGCAGCTTTATCCAGGACGCCCGGGAGGAGTCGGTTCGCACCCTGGTGGAGCTCGCCGAGCAGGGAAAGGAGCTGATCATTGCGGGCTGCCTGGCCCAGCACTTCCAGGAGGAACTGCTCGAAAGCCTGCCGGAGGCCAAGGCCATCGTCGGGACGGGTGATTACCAACACATCGTCAGCGTCCTCGAGCGGGTGGAAGCGGGCGAGAGGGTGAACCAGGTCAGCGAGAACCCCACCTTCGTGGGCGACGAGAACCTGCCCCGCTACCGCACCACCAGCGAAGCGGTGGCCTACCTCAAGGTGGCGGAGGGCTGCGACTACCGCTGCGCGTTCTGCATCATTCCCCACCTGCGCGGCGACCAACGCTCCCGCACGATCGAGAGCATCGTGGCCGAGGCGCGGCAGCTGGCCGCCCAGGGCGTGCAGGAGCTGGTGCTAATCAGCCAGATCACCACCAACTACGGTCTCGATCTGGCCGGCAAGCCGCAGTTAGCCGAGCTGCTGCGGGCCCTTGGAGAGGTGGAGATCCCCTGGATTCGCGTCCACTACGCCTACCCAACAGGATTGACGCCTGAGGTGCTGGCGGCCTATCGGGACGTGGCCAACGTGCTGCCCTACCTGGATCTGCCGCTGCAGCACAGCCATCCGGATGTCCTTCGGGCGATGAATCGCCCCTGGCAGGCCGATGTCACCAACGGCGTCCTGGCGCGGATTCGCGAACAACTCCCCGACGCCGTGCTGCGAACGACGTTCATCGTCGGCTACCCCGGCGAAACAGAAGAACAGTTCCAACACCTGCTGGACTTCGTCTCCGAGCAGCGCTTCGACCACGTGGGGGTCTTCACCTTCTCGCCCGAGGAGGGGACCCCGGCCGCTGAGTTACCCAACCAAGTTCCAGCGGAGATCGCTGCGGAGCGCAAGGACCGCCTGATGGCCCTGCAACAGCCAATTGCCGCCGAGCGCAATGGCGCTTGGGTGGGACGAATCGTCGATGTCCTGATCGAACAGGAGAACCCCAGCAGTGGGGAAATGATTGGTCGCTGCGCTCGCTTTGCCCCCGAAGTGGATGGCGAAGTGCGGGTGATGCCTGGAGAAGGCGGGCTCTGCGCTGCGCCAGGAACGATGGTTCCGGTTCGCATCACGGCCGCTGACACCTACGACCTGATTGGCGAGGTGGTGGGAGCCAAGGCCATGGTCAAAGACGCCCTCTCTGTGAAACGGGCCCAGTCTTGA
- a CDS encoding undecaprenyl-diphosphate phosphatase gives MTTLTPTESLGVLEACWRFLVLGVVQGLTEFLPISSTAHLKVVPVLLGWGDPGVAVTAVIQLGSIAAVIGFFREDLRQVIKASWQAWLSQRWDTPEARLGQAILWGTLPILVAGLGIKVFVSDFDQSPLRSLTSIGIVSIVMGLLLGLAERCGSRRRVLSDVVVRDGWLVGLAQTLALIPGVSRSGSTLTAALFDGWKRSEAARFSFLLGIPAISLAGLVELKDAFSEPAAGGALPLLVGIGSSAVVSWLAIAWLLRFLQNHSTWWFVGYRVFFGLGVILWAARSVA, from the coding sequence GTGACCACCCTGACCCCCACTGAGTCGTTGGGGGTCCTGGAGGCCTGTTGGCGCTTCTTGGTGCTCGGGGTGGTCCAGGGGTTGACGGAGTTCTTGCCCATCAGCAGTACGGCACACCTGAAGGTGGTGCCTGTCTTGCTCGGCTGGGGCGATCCGGGTGTGGCGGTGACCGCTGTGATTCAGCTGGGAAGCATTGCCGCGGTGATCGGTTTTTTCCGCGAGGACCTCAGGCAGGTGATCAAGGCCTCCTGGCAGGCCTGGCTCAGCCAGCGCTGGGACACCCCAGAGGCTCGCTTGGGTCAGGCGATTCTTTGGGGGACCTTGCCGATTCTGGTGGCGGGTCTGGGCATCAAGGTGTTTGTCTCCGACTTTGATCAGTCCCCCCTCCGCAGCCTGACTTCGATCGGAATCGTGTCGATCGTGATGGGTTTGCTACTGGGACTGGCCGAACGTTGCGGCAGCCGGCGCCGTGTGCTCTCTGATGTGGTGGTGCGCGACGGCTGGCTGGTGGGTCTGGCTCAAACTCTGGCCCTCATTCCTGGAGTCTCTCGATCCGGAAGCACCTTGACGGCTGCTTTGTTTGATGGCTGGAAGCGCTCGGAAGCAGCCCGCTTTTCGTTTTTGCTCGGGATCCCGGCCATCAGCCTGGCCGGGTTGGTGGAGCTCAAGGACGCGTTTTCGGAGCCGGCTGCCGGTGGCGCCTTGCCCTTGCTGGTGGGGATTGGCTCCTCGGCCGTGGTGTCCTGGCTGGCCATCGCGTGGTTGCTGCGCTTTCTGCAGAACCACAGCACCTGGTGGTTCGTGGGCTACCGGGTCTTTTTTGGCCTGGGGGTGATCCTTTGGGCTGCCCGAAGCGTGGCCTGA